From the Candidatus Peregrinibacteria bacterium genome, one window contains:
- a CDS encoding (2Fe-2S)-binding protein, whose protein sequence is MKKKVSIFIDGKEIQTEEGKNILQIAIENDIPIPHFCYHEDMEVEANCRACLVLLEDTKRIETSCTVPASEGLRIHTTSPKIERLRKKNMELLLASHRKLCPKCQKGDWCKVADTIDKYHIPENKYVRRRVGRAIHKMGTAAEFDPELCIACNKCVKACDRIGIHFLELSGKNTKTRVDYNKDPKVDCIYCGQCTVVCPVNAIREQGHIEQVEAAIADPDKIVIVQTAPSVRASIGEEFGAPYGTDLTGKMYTAYRLLGFDKIFDVNFGADITTIVEAEELIERIHSGEGLPMFTSCCPGWVKYLEYYHPELIPHLTTARSPQMHSGGAYKTWWAEKEGVDPKRIVVVSVMPCTSKKYEAQHEKMKIDGMFPVDYSLTTRELAVLLKKHNIDLPSLEPSEVDRYGIHTGAAVIYGASGGVMESALRTAYRMITGENLKNVELTEVRGMKGVKRAVISIGKMKVKVGVVAMPKNIRKVLKAIKENPSLFDYLEFMACPGGCIGGGGQPNPSSDRIIKKRIAGIYGIDRKMTMRNAHENPIVQEYFEYLKTIPEEKRKSLLYTSYSPKRKFE, encoded by the coding sequence ATGAAGAAAAAAGTCTCGATATTCATCGACGGAAAAGAAATCCAGACAGAAGAAGGAAAAAATATCCTTCAGATTGCTATTGAAAACGATATTCCCATTCCTCACTTTTGCTACCACGAAGATATGGAAGTGGAGGCAAATTGTCGTGCATGTCTTGTTCTTTTAGAAGACACAAAACGAATTGAAACGTCGTGTACGGTTCCGGCATCGGAAGGACTTCGTATTCATACGACTTCTCCAAAAATCGAACGTTTGCGGAAGAAAAACATGGAGCTTCTCCTTGCGTCTCATCGAAAGCTTTGTCCAAAGTGTCAAAAGGGTGATTGGTGTAAAGTGGCGGATACAATTGATAAATACCACATTCCCGAAAATAAGTACGTTCGCCGAAGGGTGGGACGAGCTATTCATAAAATGGGAACGGCCGCAGAATTTGACCCAGAGCTTTGTATTGCCTGTAACAAGTGTGTGAAGGCGTGTGATCGTATTGGTATTCATTTTTTGGAGCTTTCGGGAAAAAATACAAAAACTCGAGTCGATTATAATAAAGACCCCAAAGTCGATTGTATTTACTGCGGACAGTGCACTGTGGTGTGCCCAGTAAATGCTATTCGCGAACAGGGACATATTGAGCAGGTGGAGGCGGCGATTGCCGATCCAGATAAAATTGTCATCGTCCAAACAGCACCATCGGTTCGGGCGAGTATTGGAGAGGAGTTTGGCGCTCCGTACGGAACAGATCTCACTGGAAAAATGTACACGGCATATCGACTCCTTGGGTTTGATAAAATATTCGATGTGAATTTTGGAGCAGATATTACTACTATTGTTGAAGCGGAAGAGCTCATTGAGCGAATTCACAGCGGTGAAGGACTTCCTATGTTTACCTCGTGTTGCCCAGGATGGGTGAAATATCTCGAATACTATCATCCAGAGCTCATTCCACATCTCACCACAGCACGTTCTCCACAAATGCATTCTGGTGGTGCATATAAAACGTGGTGGGCAGAGAAAGAAGGTGTTGATCCTAAAAGAATTGTAGTGGTTTCGGTAATGCCATGTACTTCAAAAAAATATGAGGCACAACACGAAAAAATGAAAATTGATGGCATGTTTCCTGTTGACTATTCTCTTACAACGCGGGAACTCGCGGTGCTCCTTAAAAAGCACAATATCGATCTTCCAAGTTTAGAGCCAAGTGAGGTTGACCGCTACGGTATTCATACCGGAGCGGCGGTTATTTACGGTGCATCTGGAGGAGTGATGGAATCCGCGCTTCGCACAGCATACCGCATGATCACAGGAGAAAATTTGAAAAACGTTGAGCTCACCGAAGTTCGAGGAATGAAGGGCGTGAAACGAGCCGTCATTTCCATTGGAAAAATGAAGGTGAAAGTGGGGGTTGTGGCGATGCCAAAAAATATTCGAAAAGTTCTCAAGGCAATTAAGGAAAATCCGAGTCTGTTCGATTATCTCGAATTTATGGCGTGTCCTGGTGGATGTATTGGCGGTGGAGGACAGCCAAATCCTTCTTCTGACCGCATTATCAAAAAACGCATTGCCGGAATCTACGGCATCGACCGAAAAATGACAATGCGGAACGCGCATGAAAATCCTATTGTTCAGGAGTATTTCGAATACCTCAAGACCATTCCCGAGGAAAAACGAAAATCACTCCTCTACACGAGTTATTCTCCCAAACGAAAATTTGAATAA